ATGCTATGCATTATcatgaatattttaaaaatgtgtattGAGCATcagtgtttttctttttagagATTCATATATTGAGCATCTTTGTTGGTTATATTTATGTTGCATACATGTTTTCTGAGTTTCTGCCTGTAAATGTTATTGCAGTTGAGGAACCTTGTTTGGTCAACATCAAAGCATGATGTTTACCTCGTGTCGCATTACTCAATTATTCACTGGTCTTCATTAAGTTCCAAAAAGACTGAAGTTCTTAATGTCTCTGGCCATGTGGCTCCGTCTGAGGTACATCTCTTCCTAAATGATGATTTGTTGTGTAATTAAAGTATTGGGCTTAATGCTTCCTTTGTAGTTAATTTTGCTGACTTGTGTTTCTCTCTTTATAGAAACACCCTGGAAGCCTACTAGAAGGATTTACTCAAACTCAAGTTAGTACTCTGGCCGTCCGTGACAATTTGTTGATTGCTGGGGGATTCCAGGGTGAGCTCATTTGCAAGGTAATTCTCGTCCATGAAAGCTTTATTATTTTGCGGCTTTGCCTTCTGCTCGGATAAAATTTTCGTATTATGCAATTTACTACTAATAGTTGTGTTATTGGCTGTTATAATATAACCTTGATTATTGTTCTTTCTCAAACCTTAGTTCCAGTCGAGATATTTTGAGGCGCTGCTCAATCTGTGCGAATTAAGTATATTCACTGGTTAACAGATCATATGAATGATCAGATGCTTTTATACTGACTATGCATACTTTATTTAAGTTTGGGATCTTTCTTTTGTCTCTTGATTGTTGAAAGGATGTCCCTTTCTGATGCAGTATCTAGATAGACCTGGTGTTAGCTTTTGCACAAGGACAACTCATGATGACAATGCTATCACCAATGCAATTGAGATCTATGATGGTCCGAGGTTAGCTTCATTCTCAACTTTATAATACTACCCTCGATAGCCTCTGGACCAGGGAGTCATATTCTACAATGTTTTACATTCACCCATCCATAATCTGGAACTAATTGGTTTGAATTGCTTTCAGTGGTGCTGTTCATTTCACAGCATCAAATAATGATTGTGGAGTGCGGGATTTTGATTTGGAAAAATATCAGCTTGTTAGACATTTCTCCTATCCGTTTCCTGTAAATGTAAGTTCACTTTGTTATAGCTTATAAATGTGATATAGTTGGATATAAGTTCCAcgcattaatattttatttttaaattgttaGAACTTGTGAAGTTGCTATCTTGGACATTTTTGAGAGGTTTTAGCACAAAGAAGATTGTGGACGATATACTTTGATTAACAAAATGTTATAATCATGGGATTTATGTGTGAAACATTGTATTGTATCTGTGTGTGTACATGCTCTTTTATTTAGAGTCTGCCTCCCATGTGTTTGTGCATGTGAGGTGTTGCTGTGGCATATATAAGGACAATGACGACTTGATGATTTTCTTTACAGCACACTTCTCTAAGTCCGGATAACAAGATTATTGCTATTGTTGGCGACAATCCTGTTGGGATGCTCGTTGATTCACAAACTGGGAAGGTAGCATATTTTGttttttgcattaatttcttttGGCCACTAAGAACATAGGCAACCATACTGCAGAATGTCTGGATTGTTTACTGGCTGAGGGGTGAGGTTGtgcttttatttaataatattatattttggtGCTATACCTTTTTTTCTTTGTAGACCATCGGGTCTCTTCATGGGCATTTGGACTTCTCCTTTGCCTCTGCTTGGCATCCAAATGGCTACACGTTTGCTACGGGAAACCAGGACAAGACATGCCGAGTCTGGGATGCTCGAAACCTATCTAAATCAGTTGCTGCACTGAAAGGAAATCTGGGTGCCATCCGATCAATCCGTTTCACATCTGATGGC
This DNA window, taken from Salvia splendens isolate huo1 chromosome 18, SspV2, whole genome shotgun sequence, encodes the following:
- the LOC121777669 gene encoding uncharacterized WD repeat-containing protein C2A9.03-like isoform X1; amino-acid sequence: MSYQGEEMDYAPADYEMGEVEEDMYFAGRIMGGDTESEDEDEHDNLDNKITDTSAAEARRGKDIQGIPWERLSITREKYRQTRLEQYKNYENVLHSGEESEKECKVTRKGGAYYEFWQNTRSVKSTILHFQLRNLVWSTSKHDVYLVSHYSIIHWSSLSSKKTEVLNVSGHVAPSEKHPGSLLEGFTQTQVSTLAVRDNLLIAGGFQGELICKYLDRPGVSFCTRTTHDDNAITNAIEIYDGPSGAVHFTASNNDCGVRDFDLEKYQLVRHFSYPFPVNHTSLSPDNKIIAIVGDNPVGMLVDSQTGKTIGSLHGHLDFSFASAWHPNGYTFATGNQDKTCRVWDARNLSKSVAALKGNLGAIRSIRFTSDGQFMAMAEPADFVHVYDVQNGFEKEQEIDFFGEISGVSFSPDTESLFIGVWDRTYGSLLQYNRCRNHSYLDSLM
- the LOC121777669 gene encoding uncharacterized WD repeat-containing protein C2A9.03-like isoform X2, which produces MDYAPADYEMGEVEEDMYFAGRIMGGDTESEDEDEHDNLDNKITDTSAAEARRGKDIQGIPWERLSITREKYRQTRLEQYKNYENVLHSGEESEKECKVTRKGGAYYEFWQNTRSVKSTILHFQLRNLVWSTSKHDVYLVSHYSIIHWSSLSSKKTEVLNVSGHVAPSEKHPGSLLEGFTQTQVSTLAVRDNLLIAGGFQGELICKYLDRPGVSFCTRTTHDDNAITNAIEIYDGPSGAVHFTASNNDCGVRDFDLEKYQLVRHFSYPFPVNHTSLSPDNKIIAIVGDNPVGMLVDSQTGKTIGSLHGHLDFSFASAWHPNGYTFATGNQDKTCRVWDARNLSKSVAALKGNLGAIRSIRFTSDGQFMAMAEPADFVHVYDVQNGFEKEQEIDFFGEISGVSFSPDTESLFIGVWDRTYGSLLQYNRCRNHSYLDSLM